One genomic segment of Hippoglossus hippoglossus isolate fHipHip1 chromosome 22, fHipHip1.pri, whole genome shotgun sequence includes these proteins:
- the klhdc2 gene encoding kelch domain-containing protein 2: MAEMEEDVADLPAREDDNDSDRDEDDRLFAWMVNDDMDEEEEEEEEEEEEVEEVEDEQPLDIEASESFELDTPAERSGHIAVVDRNVMYVWGGYKNAQNHGFFDLYLPRSEIWTYNMESGVWTKHVAGGNLHTSMSGSCGVCVDGVLYLFGGHHARGNTNRIYRLPLRAPSLVWEEMTDLKGFPPSSKDKLGCWVQKNRLIFFGGYGYVVQGPHRGTFEYDESSSLVWDSPGRGWNNHIHILDLETLTWSQPITTGNAPSPRAAHACATVGNRGYVFGGRFKNYRLNDLHYIDLDTWEWHEMNVPQQCPVGRSWHSFTPVSSDHIFLFGGFTTERETLSDAWLYSVSKNEWKPFKHGHAQSPRLWHTACSGPDGEVFVFGGCANNLLSHHRAAHSNELLVFNVQPKSLVGFCMEAILQHRERLSSYWDCLPKPILHSLKQRMARVNTLGS, from the exons aagaggaggaggaggaagaagaggaggtggaggaggtggaggacgagcAGCCCTTAGACATTGAGGCGTCTGAGTCGTTTGAGCTGGACACACCAGCTGAGCGCAGCGGTCACATAGCAGTTGTTGACAGAAATGTCATGTACGTGTGGGGTGGATACAAG AATGCACAAAACCACGGATTCTTTGACTTGTATCTGCCGAGAAGTGAAATCTGGACATACAACATGGAGTCAGGTGTATG GACAAAGCATGTAGCCGGAGGTAACCTACACACATCCATGTCAGGCAGCTGCGGGGTGTGTGTCGATGGAGTCCTCTACCTATTTGGAGGTCATCATGCCaggggaaacacaaacagg ATCTACCGCCTGCCCCTGAGAGCTCCCAGCCTTGTGTGGGAGGAAATGACAGATCTTAAAGGCTTCCCTCCGTCGTCCAAGGACAAGTTAGGCTGCTGGGTTCAGAAGAACAG GCTCATATTCTTTGGGGGCTATGGCTACGTCGTACAGGGACCTCATCGAGGGACGTTTGAATATGATGAATCCTCTTCTCTCGTG TGGGACAGCCCCGGGCGAGGTTGGAACAATCACATTCATATCTTGGACCTGGAGACATTGACATGGAGTCAGCCCATAACCACG GGGAACGCTCCATCACCCAGAGCCGCTCATGCCTGTGCCACAGTTGGTAACAGAGGTTATGTGTTCGGGGGACGATTCAAG AACTACCGACTAAACGACCTGCACTACATTGACCTGGACACGTGGGAGTGGCATGAAAT GAACGTTCCCCAGCAGTGTCCCGTGGGCCGGTCCTGGCACTCCTTCACTCCTGTGTCATCGGACCACATCTTCCTATTCGGAGGCTttaccacagagagagagacactga GTGACGCCTGGCTTTACTCTGTGAGCAAGAACGAGTGGAAGCCTTTCAAACACGGTCACGCACAGAGTCCCAG GCTGTGGCACACGGCTTGCTCGGGTCCTGATGgggaggtgtttgtgtttggaggtTGTGCCAACAACCTGTTGTCTCATCACAGAGCT GCTCACAGCAACGAGCTACTGGTTTTCAATGTTCAACCCAAATCGCTAGTTGG GTTCTGTATGGAGGCCATTCTGCAGCACAGGGAGCGCTTATCCAGTTACTGGGACTGTCTCCCCAAACCCATCCTGCACAGCCTCAAACAGAGAATGGCACGCGTCAACACACTGGGCTCTTAG
- the LOC117756121 gene encoding nuclear export mediator factor NEMF-like — translation MKTRFTTQDIRAVIAEINANYMGMRVNNVYDIDNKTYLIRLQKPDSKAIILIESGTRIHSTDFEWPKNMMPSGFAMKCRKHLKSRRLTEVKQLGIDRIVDIQFGSDEAAYHLIVELYDRGNVILTDHEYTILNLLRFRTAEVEDVKIAVRERYPVENARPPEPLISLERLTEILSNAPNGDQVKRVLNPLLPYGATLIEHSLIEVGLSGSVKVDSQVDAAQVAPKILEAMQVAETYMEKTANFSGKGYIIQKCDKKPSLTPGKPIEELLTYDEFHPFLFAQHAKSHYLEFDTFDKAVDEFFSKMESQKIDVKALHQEKQAMKKLENVKRDHEQRLEALHQVQEVDRVKGELVEMNLPMVERALQVVRSALANQVDWTEIGTIVKEAQDAGDPVASAIKELKLQTNHITMLLKNPYISEEDQEEEVKKDVVEEKGKRNKNKDKGQGKKLQRNKPMLVDVDLGLSAYANAKRYYDFKRTAEKKEQKTMEAVGKAMKSAEKKTQQTLKEVQTVTTIQKARKVYWFEKFLWFISSENYLIIAGRDQQQNEIIVKRYLRAGDVYVHADLHGATSCVIKNTTGVPIPPRTLTEAGTMSVCYSAAWDAKIITSAWWVHHHQVSKTAPSGEYLTTGSFMIRGKKNFLPPSYLIMGFGFLFKVDEQSVFRHKGERKVKTVEEDMDDVRSRTAELLEEGEELIGDDSSNEDPGEERAEGDGENKEVKKEEGEAGEEESGREKETEDGDSEEFSFPDTTISLTHLQPSRSVQNPGFKKETTTRAEVDSQLKKHMPAKQRREEKKKPKQEGCDAEEKTDISPGGSAADQGPKGVVGPSVGPAGGPSQQPLKRGQKNKLKKIKEKYKDQDEEDRELMMQLLGSAGSTKEEKDKGKKGKKGKGKDEPIRRPPPQKQPQKPRNTETAANKPEQVEGEEGGDGGPAEQEDKEDEADQDNPGAEEAENLLTSLSGQPHSEDVLLFAVPVCAPYTALSNYKHKVKLTPGSQKKGKAARTAVLSFMKAKEASTREKDLFRSVKDCDLFRNMPGKVKVSAPNLLAAKKK, via the exons ATGAAGACACGGTTCACCACCCAGGACATCCGAGCGGTTATCGCCGAGATCAACGCCAA CTACATGGGCATGCGAGTAAACAACGTGTACGACATCGACAACAAGACGTATCTCATCCGGCTGCAGAA ACCCGACAGCAAAGCTATTATTCTCATTGAATCTGGGACTCGGATTCACTCGACAGACTTCGAATGGCCCAAGAACATGATGCCTTCAGGCTTCGCAATGAAA TGTCGAAAACACCTGAAGTCACGTCGGCTGACCGAGGTTAAGCAGCTCGGCATCGACAGGATCGTGGACATCCAGTTTGGTTCAGATGAAGCCGCCTACCACCTGATTGTTGAACTATACGACAGG GGAAACGTCATACTTACAGACCATGAGTACACCATCCTGAACCTGCTGCGCTTTCGCACCGCCGAGGTAGAAGATGTCAAGATTGCTGTGAGAGAGCGGTACCCTGTGGAGAATGCCAGGCCTCCTGAGCCCCTCATCAGTCTGGAGCG ACTCACTGAAATTCTCAGCAATGCACCAAATGGGGACCAAGTGAAAAGGGTCCTGAATCCTCTTCTCC CTTACGGAGCCACTCTGATAGAACACAGCTTGATAGAAGTGGGACTGTCGGGCTCCGTCAAAGTTGACAGCCAAGTTGACGCTGCCCAAG tTGCACCGAAAATCCTGGAGGCCATGCAGGTTGCAGAAACCTACATGGAAAAAACGGCGAACTTTAGCGGCAAA GGTTACATCATTCAAAAGTGTGACAAGAAACCAAGCTTAACTCCTGGCAAACCCATTGAAGAACTGCTCAC ATATGATGAATTCCATCCATTCCTCTTCGCCCAGCATGCAAAGAGCCATTACTTGGAGTTTGACACGTTTGACAAG GCAGTGGACGAGTTCTTCTCTAAGATGGAGAGCCAGAAGATCGACGTGAAGGCCTTACACCAGGAGAAACAGGCTATGAAGAAGTTGGAAAATGTGAAACGAGACCACGAGCAGAGGCTGGAGGCTTTGCACCAAGTGCAG GAGGTGGACAGAGTAAAAGGTGAACTGGTGGAGATGAACCTGCCCATGGTGGAGAGGGCGCTGCAGGTGGTGCGCAGTGCTTTGGCCAATCAGGTGGACTGGACTGAGATCGGCACTATCGTCAAGGAAGCGCAGGATGCTGGAGACCCCGTGGCGTCCGCCATCaaggagctgaagctgcagaCCAACCATATCACCATGCTTTTAAA GAATCCATATATTTCTGAGGAAGACcaggaagaggaagtaaagaaagatgtggtggaggagaaagggaagagaaacaagaaCAAAGACAAAGGACAGGGcaagaagctgcagaggaacaaGCCCATGTTGGTGGACGTGGACCTCGGCCTGTCGGCGTACGCCAATGCCAAACG GTACTACGACTTCAAACGCACCgctgaaaagaaagaacagaaaaccATGGAAGCAGTGGGCAAG GCCATGAaatctgcagagaagaaaacgCAGCAAACCCTGAAGGAGGTCCAGACGGTGACCACCATTCAGAAGGCCAGGAAAGTCTACTG GTTTGAGAAGTTCCTCTGGTTCATCAGCTCGGAGAATTACCTCATCATTGCAGGAAGGGACCAGCAGCAAAACGAGATCATCGTCAAACGCTACCTCCGGGCCG GTGACGTCTACGTTCACGCTGACCTCCACGGAGCCACTAGCTGCGTCATCAAAAACACTACAG GTGTTCCCATCCCTCCTCGCACCCTGACAGAGGCCGGCACCATGTCCGTGTGCTACAGCGCTGCCTGGGACGCCAAGATCATCACCAGCGCTTGGTGGGTCCATCATCATCAG GTGTCTAAGACGGCTCCATCTGGAGAATACCTGACCACTGGAAGTTTCATGATCAGAG GGAAGAAAAACTTCCTGCCTCCTTCGTACTTGATCATGGGCTTTGGATTCCTCTTCAAG GTGGATGAACAGAGCGTGTTTCGGCACAAAGGCGAGAGAAAGGTGAAAACTGTAGAGGAAGATATGGATGACGTCAGGTCCAGAACTGCCGAGCTGttagaggagggagaggagctgaTAG GTGACGACAGCAGCAACGAAGATCCGGGGGAGGAAAGAGCggaaggagacggagagaacaAGGAGGtgaaaaaggaggagggagaagcagGCGAAGAGGAGAGTGGGAGggaaaaggagacagaggacgGAGACAGTGAAGAATTCAGCTTTCCGGATACGACCATCTCCCTCACTCACTTACAGCCCAGCAG AAGTGTTCAGAACCCAGGCTTCAAAAAGGAAACAACCACTCGG GCGGAGGTGGACTCACAGCTGAAGAAACACATGCCTGCCAAGCAGAGGAG agaagagaagaagaaaccgAAACAGGAGGGTTGTGACGCCGAGGAAAAGACCGACATTTCACCCGGTGGATCGGCAGCCGACCAGGGGCCCAAAGGTGTGGTAGGCCCCTCAGTGGGCCCCGCAGGAGGCCCCTCACAGCAGCCGCTGAAGAGAGGTCAGAag AACAAACTGaagaagataaaagaaaagtaCAAAGACCAGGATGAAGAGGACAGGGAGCTGATGATGCAGCTGCTCGGG TCCGCCGGTTCCACCAAGGAGGAGAAGGATAaagggaagaaaggaaagaaggggAAAGGTAAAGACGAACCCATCAGGAGACCCCCGCCTCAGAAACAACCTCAGAAACCTCGTAACACGGAAACGGCAGCAAAcaaaccagagcaggtggaaggagaggagggcggGGACGGAGGTCCTGCCGAACAGGAAGACAAG GAGGACGAGGCAGACCAGGACAACCCTGGAGCTGAG GAAGCAGAGAATCTGCTCACCTCTCTGTCAGGGCAGCCTCATTCTGAGGACgtgctgctgtttgctgtgcCCGTCTGTGCTCCGTACACTGCCCTCTCCAACTACAA acacaaggTTAAACTGACACCAGGTTCtcagaagaaaggaaaag CTGCACGTACGGCTGTTCTGAGCTTCATGAAAGCCAAAGAGGCCTCAACAAGAGAAAAGGACCTGTTCCGCAGCGTCAAG GACTGTGACCTCTTCAGAAACATGCCTGGGAAAGTTAAAGTGTCTGCTCCAAACCTGTTGGCTGCtaagaagaaataa
- the LOC117756123 gene encoding MAPK/MAK/MRK overlapping kinase-like isoform X1, producing the protein MMRYSSWLIGVKHRASLRNGCKPAAHTDCGNRGHHGEAKINNPEHIIHIWKRGYKTIKKIGEGTFSEVLKTQSLKDGKFYACKTMKQTINSLEQANNLREVQAMKRLSPHANIIQLHELIFDKETGTVHLICELMEMNIYEFILGRHTPLPDHTVKNYMYQLCKSLEHMHSCGIFHRDVKPENILIKHNVLKLGDFGSCRSVYSKPPHTEYISTRWYRAPECLLTDGYYSLKMDIWSVGCVFFEIMNLNPLFPGANELDQVTKIHDVLGTPDQDLLQKFKKSKAMHFNFPPKKGTGISRLIPNCPAPALSLLYQMLAYDPNERISAETALRHTYFREARLAEKNGESLHGVSGAIDGEESGTHGFMDHVCRSSKLGKQLRGRHVRQTPLMSHNMKYVADPLIKRNIPHYSTELPKINMVAPRPQIPFPASTMPAFTVTHRGTLPALTSKKCQSLLTKPRDESHHAALKTYCMPPLDRKHRGY; encoded by the exons ATGATGCGCTACTCAAGCTGGCTGATCGGCGTGAAACACAGAGCGAGCCTGCGAAATGGTTGTAAACCAGCGGCGCACACGGACTGTGGGAACAGAGGGCACCATGGGGAGGCGAAGATCAACAACCCGGAGCACATCATCCACATCTGGAAGAGag GCTACAAAACGATCAAGAAAATCGGGGAGGGCACTTTTTCAGAGGTGCTGAAAACCCAGAGCCTGAAAGATGGGAAGTTCTACGCATGTAAAACCATGAAGCAGACGATTAACAG TCTGGAACAGGCGAACAACCTGCGGGAGGTCCAGGCGATGAAGAGACTGAGCCCTCATGCAAATATCATCCAGCTGCATGAACTGATTTT TGACAAAGAAACTGGGACAGTGCATCTGATTTGTGAGCTGATGGAGATGAACATCTATGAGTTCATACTAG GGAGACATACTCCACTGCCGGACCACACAGTAAAGAATTACATGTACCAGTTGTGCAAATCACTTGAACATATGCACAG CTGTGGGATCTTTCACCGAGACGTGAAGCCAGAAAACATTCTCATCAAA CATAACGTCCTGAAGCTCGGGGACTTTGGCTCCTGTCGGAGCGTGTACTCCAAGCCTCCGCACACCGAGTACATCTCCACGCGCTGGTACAGAGCCCCAGAGTGCCTCCTCACTGACGGATACTACAGCCTGAAGATGGACATCTGGAGCGTTGGCTGTGTCTTCTTCGAGATCATGAA CTTGAATCCACTCTTCCCTGGAGCAAATGAGTTGGACCAAGTTACCAAGATCCACGACGTGCTGGGAACGCCAGACCAAGATCTTCTCCAAAAGTTCAAGAA GTCTAAAGCGATGCACTTCAACTTCCCTCCGAAAAAAGGCACAGGTATCTCCCGATTGATCCCTAACTGCCCGGCCCCGGCTCTGTCGCTGCTCTATCAGATGCTCGCATACGACCCCAATGAACGCATCTCCGCAGAAACAGCCCTGCGGCACACATACTTCAGAGAAGCCCG GCTGGCAGAGAAGAATGGCGAGTCTCTCCACGGAGTTTCTGGGGCGATAGATGGAGAAGAGAGTGGGACACACGGCTTCATGGACCATGTCTGTCGCTCGAGCAAACTTGGCAAACAGCTGAGGGGAAGACACGTACGGCAAACCCCTTTAATGAGT caCAACATGAAGTATGTAGCAGACCCCCTAATCAAACGCAACATCCCTCATTACTCCACAGAGCTGCCCAAGATCAACATGGTCGCACCGCGTCCACAGATCCCCTTCCCCGCGTCCACCATGCCTGCGTTCACCGTCACTCACCGAGGCACACTGCCAGCCCTCACGTCCAAGAAGTGCCAGTCACTGTTGACCAAG ccccGGGATGAGTCACACCACGCAGCTTTGAAGACCTACTGCATGCCACCTCTGGACAGGAAACACCGAGGCTACTGA
- the LOC117756123 gene encoding MAPK/MAK/MRK overlapping kinase-like isoform X2 — protein MRPRRIRGMRRYKTIKKIGEGTFSEVLKTQSLKDGKFYACKTMKQTINSLEQANNLREVQAMKRLSPHANIIQLHELIFDKETGTVHLICELMEMNIYEFILGRHTPLPDHTVKNYMYQLCKSLEHMHSCGIFHRDVKPENILIKHNVLKLGDFGSCRSVYSKPPHTEYISTRWYRAPECLLTDGYYSLKMDIWSVGCVFFEIMNLNPLFPGANELDQVTKIHDVLGTPDQDLLQKFKKSKAMHFNFPPKKGTGISRLIPNCPAPALSLLYQMLAYDPNERISAETALRHTYFREARLAEKNGESLHGVSGAIDGEESGTHGFMDHVCRSSKLGKQLRGRHVRQTPLMSHNMKYVADPLIKRNIPHYSTELPKINMVAPRPQIPFPASTMPAFTVTHRGTLPALTSKKCQSLLTKPRDESHHAALKTYCMPPLDRKHRGY, from the exons ATGCGACCGCGGAGAATCAGAGGAATGCGGC GCTACAAAACGATCAAGAAAATCGGGGAGGGCACTTTTTCAGAGGTGCTGAAAACCCAGAGCCTGAAAGATGGGAAGTTCTACGCATGTAAAACCATGAAGCAGACGATTAACAG TCTGGAACAGGCGAACAACCTGCGGGAGGTCCAGGCGATGAAGAGACTGAGCCCTCATGCAAATATCATCCAGCTGCATGAACTGATTTT TGACAAAGAAACTGGGACAGTGCATCTGATTTGTGAGCTGATGGAGATGAACATCTATGAGTTCATACTAG GGAGACATACTCCACTGCCGGACCACACAGTAAAGAATTACATGTACCAGTTGTGCAAATCACTTGAACATATGCACAG CTGTGGGATCTTTCACCGAGACGTGAAGCCAGAAAACATTCTCATCAAA CATAACGTCCTGAAGCTCGGGGACTTTGGCTCCTGTCGGAGCGTGTACTCCAAGCCTCCGCACACCGAGTACATCTCCACGCGCTGGTACAGAGCCCCAGAGTGCCTCCTCACTGACGGATACTACAGCCTGAAGATGGACATCTGGAGCGTTGGCTGTGTCTTCTTCGAGATCATGAA CTTGAATCCACTCTTCCCTGGAGCAAATGAGTTGGACCAAGTTACCAAGATCCACGACGTGCTGGGAACGCCAGACCAAGATCTTCTCCAAAAGTTCAAGAA GTCTAAAGCGATGCACTTCAACTTCCCTCCGAAAAAAGGCACAGGTATCTCCCGATTGATCCCTAACTGCCCGGCCCCGGCTCTGTCGCTGCTCTATCAGATGCTCGCATACGACCCCAATGAACGCATCTCCGCAGAAACAGCCCTGCGGCACACATACTTCAGAGAAGCCCG GCTGGCAGAGAAGAATGGCGAGTCTCTCCACGGAGTTTCTGGGGCGATAGATGGAGAAGAGAGTGGGACACACGGCTTCATGGACCATGTCTGTCGCTCGAGCAAACTTGGCAAACAGCTGAGGGGAAGACACGTACGGCAAACCCCTTTAATGAGT caCAACATGAAGTATGTAGCAGACCCCCTAATCAAACGCAACATCCCTCATTACTCCACAGAGCTGCCCAAGATCAACATGGTCGCACCGCGTCCACAGATCCCCTTCCCCGCGTCCACCATGCCTGCGTTCACCGTCACTCACCGAGGCACACTGCCAGCCCTCACGTCCAAGAAGTGCCAGTCACTGTTGACCAAG ccccGGGATGAGTCACACCACGCAGCTTTGAAGACCTACTGCATGCCACCTCTGGACAGGAAACACCGAGGCTACTGA
- the wdr20a gene encoding WD repeat-containing protein 20, with protein sequence MLISKMAAEGGGKEMNEIKTQFTTREGVYKLLTHSEYSRPNRVPFNSQGSNPVKVSFVNVNDQSGNGDRICFNVGRELYFYIYKGVRKAADLSKPIDKRIYKGTQPTCHDFNHLTATAESVSLLVGFSAGQVQLIDPIKKETSKLFNEERLIDKSRVTCVKWVPGSESLFLVSHSSGNMYLYNVEHTCGTTAPHYQLLKQGENYSVHTCKSKSTRNPLLKWTVGEGALNEFAFSPDGKFLACVSQDGFLRVFNFDAVELHGTMKSYFGGLLCVCWSPDGKYIVAGGEDDLVTVWSFLDCRVIARGHGHKSWVSVVAFDHYTTSVEESDPMEFSGSDEDFQDQMIHFGRDRANSTQSRLSKRNSTDSRPVSVTYRFGSVGQDTQLCLWDLTEDILFPHLPLSRTRTHTNVMNATSPPPAGATIITNTSSNATNGNNSGANTPGINSLSTALPRSNSLPHSAATTTTTTTTTTTANNTNKAGSGGGIGSGIMDSAIATGVSKFATLSLHDRKERHPEKDHKRNHSMGHISSKSSDKLNLLTKTKTDPAKTLGTLLCPRMEDVPLLEPLICKKIAHERLTVLIFLEDCLVTACQEGFICTWARPGKVGLLSSQNQASSPSGTVV encoded by the exons ATGTTAATTTCAAAGATGGcggcggagggaggagggaaggagatgaaCGAGATCAAAACTCAGTTCACCACCCGGGAAGGCGTCTACAAGCTCCTCACGCACTCCGAGTACAGCCGCCCGAACCGGGTGCCTTTCAACTCGCAGGGCTCCAACCCCGTCAAGGTCTCCTTCGTGAACGTCAACGACCAGTCGGGCAACGGCGACCGGATCTGCTTCAATGTGGGCCGTGAGCTCTACTTCTACATCTACAAAGGCGTCCGGAAG GCTGCTGACCTGAGCAAGCCCATCGACAAGCGCATCTACAAGGGGACGCAGCCCACCTGCCATGACTTCAACCACCTCACGGCGACGGCAGAGAGCGTGTCCCTGCTGGTGGGTTTCTCAGCGGGACAGGTACAGCTCATTGACCCCATCAAGAAGGAGACGAGCAAGCTGTTCAACGAGGAG AGACTAATAGACAAGTCCAGAGTAACATGTGTGAAATGGGTGCCGGGCTCCGAGAGCCTGTTCCTCGTCTCCCACTCCAGTGGAAATATGTACCTGTACAACGTGGAGCATACCTGTGGCACCACAGCACCGCACTACCAGCTGCTCAAACAGGGGGAGAACTACTCTGTACACACGTGTAAGAGTAAATCCACGCGGAACCCTCTCCTCAAATGGACAGTGGGCGAGGGAGCTCTGAATGAGTTTGCCTTCTCTCCAGACGGGAAGTTCCTGGCCTGTGTAAGCCAAGACGGCTTCCTACGGGTCTTCAACTTCGACGCTGTTGAGCTTCACGGCACCATGAAGAGCTACTTCGGTggcttgttgtgtgtgtgctggagccCTGATGGAAAGTACATAGTTGCGGGTGGAGAGGACGATCTAGTGACTGTGTGGTCGTTCTTGGACTGTAGAGTCATCGCCCGAGGTCATGGGCACAAGTCGTGGGTGAGTGTGGTGGCATTTGATCATTACACCACCAGCGTGGAAGAGAGTGACCCGATGGAGTTCAGTGGCAGCGACGAGGACTTCCAGGATCAGATGATCCACTTCGGACGAGACCGGGCCAACAGCACACAGTCTCGTCTCTCCAAGCGCAACTCCACGGACAGCCGGCCTGTTAGTGTGACATACCGGTTTGGCTCCGTGGGCCAGGACACTCAGCTGTGCCTATGGGACCTCACTGAGGATATCCTTTTCCCGCATCTTCCGCTCTcacggacacggacacacacgaACGTGATGAATGCTACCAGCCCTCCTCCTGCGGGTGCTACAATAATCACTAACACCTCTAGTAACGCTACTAATGGAAACAACAGTGGTGCCAATACTCCCGGCATTAACTCTCTCTCGACCGCATTACCGCGCTCCAACAGCCTACCCCACTcagccgccaccaccaccaccacaaccaccacaACGACGACGGCAAACAATACCAACAAGGCCGGCAGCGGTGGTGGAATCGGCAGTGGAATTATGGACAGTGCCATCGCCACGGGTGTGAGCAAGTTTGCCACGCTGTCCCTCCACGATAGGAAGGAGCGGCACCCAGAGAAGGACCACAAACGCAACCACAGCATGGGTCACATCAGCAGTAAGAGCAGCGACAAGCTCAACCTGCTGACAAAAACCAAAACGGACCCTGCAAAGACTCTGGGCACGCTGCTGTGCCCGCGCATGGAGGACGTGCCCCTCCTCGAGCCCCTCATCTGTAAAAAGATAGCACACGAGAGACTGACTGTACTCATATTTTTAGAGGACTGTTTAGTGACTGCTTGTCAGGAGGGATTTATTTGCACATGGGCGAGGCCAGGCAAAGTG gGTTTATTGTCATCCCAAAACCAAGCCAGCTCTCCCAGTGGAACAGTAGTATAG
- the LOC117756125 gene encoding uncharacterized protein LOC117756125, whose product MEQLAFKYMDMCKVESSTDTDSEISPRWSDTSTMGCVSSAPESGTLRRTLRPLKPAARHGCSSLFLDPYDGSSEDSDESHFDVSVSRRTRQQGGGGGGGGGRRFLGRSRRFILHHPASVALRDVMKDGTRDPATAQQLQHPVDVQMKCGSDSELWVYELDTLPSHSDREVCGDLAAKKTNDSPACAQTMDIELQLHDSGLLASRSSTPHMPGPLTPVGRGSSWMLDSSSERSPSPCDLRSLYKRKLGLPGAEVVEVGQRKRQCVVNMGEEEAGDSASEPC is encoded by the exons aTGGAGCAACTTGCTTTCAAGTACATG gaCATGTGCAAAGTGGAGTCCAGCACTGACACCGACTCAGAAATCAGTCCCAGATGGTCCGACACCAGCACCATG GGATGTGTGAGCAGCGCCCCGGAGAGTGGGACACTGCGTCGGACACTGAGGCCACTGAAACCTGCTGCAAGACATGGCTGCTCTTCTTTG TTTTTGGACCCGTACGACGGCAGCTCTGAGGATTCTGATGAGTCACACTTCGATGTTAGTGTCTCCAGGCGAACACGgcaacagggaggaggaggaggaggaggaggtgggcgTCGGTTCCTGGGCCGCAGCAGGAGATTTATCCTCCACCACCCTGCTTCTGTTGCCCTCAGAGACGTGATGAAAGATGGGACAAGAGATCCTGCGACAgcgcagcagctgcagcatccCGTGGACGTCCAGATGAAATGTGGGAGTGATTCTGAGCTGTGGGTCTATGAGCTCGACACTCTGCCCTCCCACAGCGACAGGGAAGTCTGTGGAGATCTTGCAGCAAAAAAGACAAACGATTCCCCAGCATGCGCCCAAACCATGGATATCGAGTTGCAACTTCATGATTCTGGCCTGCTCGCTTCGAGATCCTCAACGCCCCACATGCCAGGACCCCTCACCCCGGTGGGAAGGGGCTCGTCCTGGATGCTGGACAGCTCCTCGGAGAGATCTCCCAGCCCGTGTGACCTCAGATCCCTTTACAAGAGAAAGCTCGGCCTCCCTGGAGCTGAAGTGGTGGAAGTGGGGCAAAGGAAGAGGCAGTGTGTCGTCAACATGGGGGAGGAAGAGGCGGGGGACTCTGCATCCGAACCATGTTAG